Proteins encoded in a region of the Takifugu flavidus isolate HTHZ2018 chromosome 10, ASM371156v2, whole genome shotgun sequence genome:
- the prune gene encoding exopolyphosphatase PRUNE1 yields MDQPKMEEFLSSCRRAVQNWDQTAAHFHVVVGNEACDTDSMVCSLVYAYFLSKTVRSDTLPVPLLNIRQSDLVLRPDNLALLRLVSLSPDMLLFRDQLDLQALLRAGRLQLTLVDHNVLPSCDHSLEEAVVEVIDHHLLEREPSSTCSVTVETVGSCATLVTERILQEAPDVLDQQAAQLLYAAVVLDCVNMTPSAGKVTPKDSEFAAALESRFPDLPPRGALFQTLNNAKFDVSGLNTEQMLMKDMKSVSGSLNLAVSVLYVTLEDFLQRAGLDAELLDFCLKFGLDLLLLMTISFTERQEPIRELAVYSHNAAWRDEASQYLEQAHDQTLDLCPISSPHLHLRAYRQGNSLVSRKKLLPLVKDFLKEWDENGSLRDVAEEEESAVPPTPMNSLVEGCPLDDGLPRISTADLEDKVSKMADRRWK; encoded by the exons ATGGACCAGCCAAAGATGGAGGAGTTTCTGTCGAGCTGCCGCCGAGCTGTGCAG AACTGGGATCAGACCGCTGCTCACTTTCACGTTGTTGTTGGGAATGAAGCCTGTGACACTGACTCCATGGTCTGCTCGCTGGTCTACGCCTACTTCCTGTCCAAG aCTGTCCGGAGCGACACgcttcctgtccccctcttaAACATCCGTCAGTCGGACCTGGTACTGCGTCCGGATAACCTTGCCTTGCTACGACTGGTCAGCCTGTCTCCAGATATGCTGCTTTTCAGAgaccagctggacctgcaggcGCTGCTCAGAGCTGGACGCCTACAGCTGACGCTCGTGGACCACAATGTTCTACCCAG TTGCGACCACAGCCTGGAGGAGGCAGTGGTGGAGGTGATCGACCATCACTTGTTGGAGAGAGAGCCCTCGTCCACCTGCTCTGTCACCGTGGAGACGGTGGGGTCCTGCGCTACCTTGGTCACAGAACGTATCCTGCAGGAAGCTCCGGACGTCTTGGACCAACAAGCAGCCCAGTTGCTTTACG CGGCTGTGGTGCTGGACTGTGTCAACATGACCCCATCGGCAGGTAAAGTAACTCCAAAAGATTCAGAGTTCGCCGCAGCGTTGGAGAGTCGTTTTCCTGATCTGCCACCGAGGGGCGCTCTCTTCCAAACGCTGAACAACGCCAAGTTTGATGTCTCAG gTCTGAACACTGAACAAATGCTGATGAAGGACATGAAGTCAGTGTCAGGAAGTCTGAACCTCGCTGTGTCGGTTCTGTACGTCACCCTGGAG gACTTCCTGCAGAGAGCGGGCTTGGATGCAGAACTCTTGGACTTCTGTCTAAAGTTTgggctggacctgctgctgctgatgacaaTTTCCTTTACTGAGAGACaagagccaatcagagagctGGCTGTGTACAGCCACAACGCCGCCTGGAGGGACGAG GCCAGTCAGTATCTAGAACAGGCTCATGACCAAACCCTCGATCTTTGTCCAATCAGCAGCCCACATCTACACCTCAGAGCTTATCGCCAAG GAAACTCTTTGGTGTCTCGTAAGAAGCTCCTCCCACTCGTTAAAGACTTCCTGAAGGAGTGGGATGAAAATGGTAGCCTACGGGAtgtggcggaggaggaggagtctgcGGTCCCTCCAACGCCGATGAACAGCCTGGTAGAGGGTTGTCCTCTGGATGACGGTCTGCCTCGCATCAGCACTGCAGACCTAGAGGACAAAGTGAGCAAGATGGCCGACAGGAGGTGGAAGTAA
- the bnipl gene encoding bcl-2/adenovirus E1B 19 kDa-interacting protein 2-like protein, which translates to MSSENTEDRAPVGSSGPTNIQDLELREEWQDDGFPRPLPENLADSLAEAPPINLSLPGAAEGGAKKRLVAPTLSVTLSHQDSADLPADGFVALSSSFDETPSVDINLEALETPSDSESGTLPGSLHDLEWDDDLPRMVRGGARVIPCNVMEQCEGLMELDQVDGSGRRWRKFCVCGQEYHVNMSVLEPYLQVLSHGGYYGDEMNAIILFTLCYLPENTVENYEYIMDNLFRYIVGTLDLMVSENYLLVCLCAMAPRNKLPAIRWLHQCYTSIDRRLKKDLKGMLVVHPAWYIKALLTLVKPFISDKFSRKIRFIQNLHDLSRIIPIDRLQIPDAIQQFDQRSHR; encoded by the exons ATGAGCTCCGAGAACACGGAAGACAG AGCTCCTGTAGGTTCCTCAGGTCCCACCAACATCCAGGAcctggagctgagggaggagtGGCAGGATGACGGCTTCCCCAG gccTCTCCCTGAGAATTTGGCAGACAGCCTGGCAGAAG CCCCACCCATCAACCTATCCCtgccaggagcagctgagggcgGAGCCAAAAAGCGTCTAGTGGCCCCGACTCTCAGCGTCACCCTGAGTCACCAAGACTCTGCTGACCTTCCAGCTGACGGCTTTGTGGCGCTCTCGTCTTCATTCGACGAGACACCGTCAGTCGACATCAACCTGGAGGCCCTGGAGACGCCGTCCGACAGCGAGTCTGGAACCCTGCCAGGCAGCCTCCACGACCTGGAGTGGGACG ATGACCTCCCCCGGATGGTGAGGGGCGGGGCTAGGGTCATACCCTGTAACGTGATGGAGCAATGTGAGGGACTGATGGAGCTGGACCAAGTGGATGGCAGCGGGCGCCGCTGGAGAAAGTTCTGCGTCTGTGGCCAGGAATATCATGTGAACATGAGCGTGCTGGAGCCGTACCTGCAGGTCCTGTCTCATGGAG GTTACTATGGAGACGAGATGAATGCCATCATCCTTTTCACATTGTGCTACCTCCCAGAGAACACGGTGGAGAACTACGAGTACATCATGGACAACCTGTTCAG GTACATAGTCGGGACTCTGGATTTGATGGTCTCTGAAAACTACCTGCTTGTCTGCCTATGTGCCATGGCCCCCAGGAACAAACTGCCTGCCATCAGGTGGCTCCACCAGTGCTACACATCCATCGACAGGAG GCTTAAAAAGGACCTGAAGGGTATGTTGGTGGTCCATCCTGCCTGGTACATCAAAGCACTGCTCACACTCGTGAAACCCTTCATCAG TGACAAGTTCAGCAGGAAGATTCGGTTCATCCAGAACCTCCATGATCTCTCCAGAATCATCCCCATAGATCGACTACAGATCCCTGATGCCATCCAACA GTTTGATCAGCGGTCGCATCGATAA